From the genome of Variovorax sp. RA8, one region includes:
- the ndk gene encoding nucleoside-diphosphate kinase, translating into MAIERTLSIIKPDAVAKNVIGKIVSRFEAAGLKIVAAKLVQLSQADAEQFYAVHKERPFFKDLVSFMISGPVFVQALEGEDAISKNRDLMGATDPKKAAPGTIRADFADSIDANAVHGSDAAETAKVEIAFFFPELKAR; encoded by the coding sequence ATGGCCATCGAACGCACCCTCTCCATCATCAAGCCCGACGCCGTGGCGAAGAACGTCATCGGCAAGATCGTCTCCCGCTTCGAGGCCGCCGGCCTCAAGATCGTGGCCGCCAAGCTGGTGCAACTGTCGCAGGCCGACGCCGAGCAGTTCTACGCCGTGCACAAGGAGCGCCCCTTCTTCAAGGATCTGGTCAGCTTCATGATCTCCGGTCCCGTGTTCGTCCAGGCACTCGAGGGCGAGGACGCCATCTCCAAGAACCGCGACCTGATGGGCGCCACCGATCCGAAGAAGGCTGCGCCCGGCACCATCCGCGCCGACTTTGCGGACAGCATCGATGCCAACGCCGTCCACGGCTCGGACGCCGCCGAAACCGCGAAGGTCGAGATCGCCTTCTTCTTCCCCGAGCTCAAGGCCCGCTGA
- the rlmN gene encoding 23S rRNA (adenine(2503)-C(2))-methyltransferase RlmN produces the protein MTTANLLDFDLEGLAAFCERLGEKRFRATQLFRWIHQRGASDFAQMTDLAKSLREKLAGSAHVEALPVITQQESADGTIKWLFDVGDGNAVEAVFIPEDDRGTLCVSSQAGCAVGCRFCSTGHQGFSRNLSTGEIVAQLWFAEHFLRKHLKRGRDKDERVISNVVMMGMGEPLQNYAALVPALRTMLDDNAYGLSRRRVTVSTSGVVPMIDRLGADCPVALAVSLHAPNDALRDDLVPLNRKYPLVELLEACQRYLAHAPRDFITFEYCMLDGVNDQPEHARQLVELVRSQGISCKFNLIPFNPFPASGLLRSPQPRVLAFARLLSEAGIVTTVRKTRGDDIDAACGQLAGDVKDRTNAAERMAQRRTVVLHPARKKPAPSTAQEQ, from the coding sequence ATGACCACGGCCAACCTGCTCGACTTCGATCTCGAGGGGCTGGCCGCGTTCTGCGAAAGGCTCGGCGAGAAGCGCTTCCGCGCCACCCAGCTGTTCCGCTGGATCCACCAGCGCGGCGCGAGCGACTTCGCGCAGATGACCGACCTCGCCAAGTCGCTGCGCGAGAAGCTCGCGGGCAGCGCGCACGTGGAGGCCCTGCCGGTCATCACACAGCAGGAATCGGCCGACGGCACCATCAAGTGGCTGTTCGATGTCGGAGACGGCAACGCCGTCGAGGCCGTCTTCATCCCCGAGGACGATCGCGGCACGCTATGCGTTTCGTCCCAGGCCGGCTGCGCGGTGGGCTGCCGCTTCTGCTCCACTGGCCACCAGGGCTTCAGCCGCAACCTGAGCACCGGCGAGATCGTGGCCCAGCTGTGGTTTGCCGAGCACTTCCTGCGCAAGCACCTGAAACGCGGCCGCGACAAGGACGAGCGCGTCATCTCCAACGTCGTGATGATGGGTATGGGCGAGCCGCTGCAGAACTACGCGGCCCTGGTGCCGGCCTTGCGCACCATGCTCGACGACAACGCCTACGGCCTTTCGCGCCGTCGGGTGACGGTGTCGACCTCCGGCGTGGTGCCCATGATCGACCGGCTCGGCGCCGATTGCCCGGTGGCGCTGGCGGTGTCGCTGCACGCGCCCAATGATGCGCTGCGCGACGACCTGGTGCCGCTCAACCGCAAATACCCGCTGGTCGAGCTGCTGGAGGCGTGCCAGCGCTACCTCGCGCATGCGCCGCGCGACTTCATCACCTTCGAGTACTGCATGCTCGACGGCGTTAACGACCAGCCCGAGCATGCGCGCCAACTGGTCGAACTGGTGCGTTCGCAGGGCATCTCCTGCAAGTTCAACCTGATCCCTTTCAACCCCTTCCCAGCCTCCGGCCTGCTGCGCTCGCCGCAGCCGCGCGTGCTCGCCTTCGCCAGGCTTTTGAGCGAAGCCGGCATCGTGACCACGGTGCGCAAGACCCGCGGCGACGACATCGACGCGGCCTGCGGCCAGCTGGCCGGCGACGTGAAGGACCGCACCAACGCCGCCGAGCGCATGGCGCAGCGGCGCACCGTGGTGCTGCACCCGGCGCGCAAGAAGCCCGCCCCTTCCACCGCCCAGGAGCAATGA
- a CDS encoding helix-turn-helix domain-containing protein: MIEKASEFGASAAVPLMTGDNTHMSAGDMLRQAREAHGLHLDMVAAALKVTPQKLAALESDDIEALPDPVFARALAASVCRALRIDPAPVLAKLPGAQPAGLAEADRTMSKALPSQVRAGSSSSGLPSRPLLTVVGLLLVGAAVLFWLPQSIFDRVGEAISQISGRADSNEPSAPAAQAPAGPQAGGTVVESVQPAPLAAATAPAGVPASAAAPAVQAPAASAASATELIVFVAREDSWVTVNDGGGKSLLRRTVQAGETVGLNGTLPLSVVVGRASAVDVQVRGKAFDLKPVTRGGGVARFEVKP, translated from the coding sequence ATGATTGAGAAGGCGAGCGAATTCGGGGCCTCGGCTGCGGTACCCCTGATGACAGGCGACAACACGCACATGTCGGCCGGCGACATGCTGCGCCAGGCGCGCGAGGCGCATGGCCTGCACCTCGACATGGTGGCCGCCGCGCTAAAGGTAACGCCGCAGAAGCTGGCCGCGCTGGAGTCCGACGACATCGAGGCCTTGCCCGATCCGGTGTTCGCGCGTGCGCTCGCTGCCAGCGTCTGCCGCGCCCTGCGCATCGACCCCGCGCCAGTGCTGGCCAAACTGCCCGGCGCGCAGCCAGCGGGCCTGGCAGAAGCCGATCGCACCATGAGCAAGGCCCTGCCGTCACAGGTGCGCGCCGGCAGCAGCTCGAGCGGCCTGCCGTCGCGCCCGCTGCTGACGGTCGTCGGGCTGCTGCTGGTCGGCGCGGCAGTGCTGTTCTGGCTGCCGCAATCGATTTTCGACCGCGTCGGCGAGGCGATCTCGCAGATCAGTGGCCGGGCCGACAGCAACGAGCCGTCCGCGCCCGCGGCCCAAGCGCCTGCAGGGCCGCAGGCTGGCGGCACCGTTGTCGAGTCGGTTCAGCCCGCGCCGCTGGCCGCTGCCACGGCCCCCGCCGGGGTGCCGGCCAGCGCGGCAGCCCCGGCGGTCCAGGCCCCGGCGGCATCGGCGGCCAGTGCGACAGAGCTGATCGTCTTCGTCGCGCGAGAGGACTCCTGGGTTACGGTGAACGACGGCGGCGGCAAGTCCCTGCTGCGGCGCACGGTGCAGGCGGGTGAAACTGTCGGGCTCAACGGCACCTTGCCCCTGTCGGTGGTCGTAGGCCGCGCCTCGGCCGTGGACGTGCAGGTGCGCGGCAAGGCTTTCGACCTGAAGCCGGTGACGCGCGGCGGCGGGGTGGCTCGTTTCGAGGTGAAGCCATGA
- the pilW gene encoding type IV pilus biogenesis/stability protein PilW, translated as MIKAPSTARQRMMQVLIGLAAAFLLAGCATKDAGVPSTAGNAGGIVTDSDEGNARKRARLRLELAIGYFEHGQPTVALDEIKQALAADPNFADAYNLRGLVYMRLDDAGLAEDSFRRAIALNPRDPNTLHNYGWLLCQQNRFADAQQQFAAALAISNYGDRAKTLMTQGVCQLRAGQRPEAERSLTQAYELDAGNPVIGYNLASLLAQREDWSRAQFYIRRINNGPAASAETLWLGIKIERRLNNRDAVTQLAGQLQRRFPQSREAVAYERGNFND; from the coding sequence ATGATCAAGGCCCCTTCGACCGCGCGGCAGCGGATGATGCAAGTGCTCATCGGCCTTGCGGCGGCGTTCCTGCTCGCCGGGTGCGCCACCAAGGACGCCGGCGTGCCCAGCACGGCGGGCAATGCGGGCGGCATCGTCACCGACTCGGACGAGGGCAACGCCCGCAAGCGCGCCCGCCTGCGCCTCGAACTGGCCATCGGCTACTTCGAGCACGGGCAGCCCACGGTGGCTCTGGACGAGATCAAGCAGGCGCTGGCCGCCGATCCCAACTTTGCCGACGCCTACAACCTGCGGGGCCTGGTCTATATGCGCCTGGACGACGCCGGCCTGGCCGAGGACAGCTTTAGGCGCGCGATCGCGCTGAACCCGCGGGATCCCAACACGCTGCACAACTATGGCTGGCTGCTGTGCCAGCAGAACCGCTTCGCCGACGCACAGCAGCAGTTCGCGGCGGCCCTGGCCATCTCCAACTACGGCGATCGCGCCAAGACGCTGATGACGCAGGGCGTGTGCCAGCTGCGCGCCGGCCAGCGCCCCGAGGCCGAACGCAGCCTGACGCAGGCCTACGAGCTCGATGCCGGCAACCCGGTGATCGGCTACAACCTGGCTTCGCTGCTGGCGCAGCGCGAGGACTGGTCACGCGCGCAGTTCTACATCCGCCGCATCAACAACGGTCCCGCGGCCAGCGCCGAGACGCTGTGGCTGGGCATCAAGATCGAGCGCCGACTCAACAATCGCGACGCAGTCACTCAGCTTGCCGGACAGCTGCAGCGGCGCTTCCCCCAATCGCGCGAGGCCGTGGCCTATGAGCGCGGAAACTTCAATGATTGA
- a CDS encoding pseudouridine synthase, which produces MSPSDPEDAAMLPPGPMSEEQLAASPAQPAENSTEPAGEAAAEAPRKRRPRRRKPAEQAPDAETEAAETPGVPVALDAQARQDTQDTQDTPVEESPAAEPQAPMADPPRDEDNEEEEEDEEPDEEEDDLDRARRAAEREQRNAPPPEPIRFVDVVSGQFDADEDSPEVPPLKRVLLPEADSPKLHKVLAQAGLGSRLEMEQLILQGRISVNNEPAHIGQRIQFGDQVKLNGKPIRYRIAPPPARVIAYHKPVGEVVTHDDPQNRPTVFRKLPRLPQGKWQSVGRLDLNTEGLLLFTSSGELANQLMHPRFGLEREYAVRVLGALSNDEKQRLLEGVRLDDGMAHFGTIEDGGGEGSNCWYRVTISEGRNREVRRLFESVGHAVSRLIRIRYGAMVLPRGLKRGAWMELDERDIRALFQAAGAERPARGPAGSKGGGQEGSGRNNRNRKRRGNRNGGGGGAQAEGREPPIPNPLTSGPNARGRGGNGGPPQGQGGQARRNRQGGKRDDRAPGGGGGSSQPDPMKTSLGYIGADSFSRQRKEQRAGPRRGGGGGPSGGNFGGPGGQGGGRRRGR; this is translated from the coding sequence GGCCCCGGACGCGGAGACCGAGGCTGCGGAGACGCCGGGCGTGCCGGTCGCGCTGGACGCGCAGGCCAGGCAGGACACGCAGGACACGCAGGACACACCGGTCGAGGAATCTCCCGCGGCCGAACCCCAGGCGCCGATGGCGGACCCGCCCCGGGATGAGGACAATGAAGAGGAAGAAGAGGACGAGGAGCCGGACGAGGAGGAAGACGACCTGGATCGCGCCCGCCGCGCCGCGGAGCGCGAGCAGCGCAACGCGCCGCCGCCCGAGCCGATCCGCTTCGTCGACGTAGTCTCGGGGCAGTTCGACGCCGACGAGGACAGCCCCGAGGTGCCTCCGCTCAAGCGTGTGCTGCTGCCCGAGGCCGACTCGCCGAAGCTGCACAAGGTGCTGGCGCAGGCTGGCCTGGGCTCGCGGCTCGAGATGGAACAGCTCATCCTCCAGGGGCGCATCTCGGTCAACAACGAGCCGGCCCACATTGGCCAGCGCATCCAGTTCGGCGACCAGGTCAAGCTCAACGGCAAACCGATCCGCTACCGTATCGCGCCGCCTCCGGCGCGCGTGATCGCCTATCACAAGCCCGTCGGCGAGGTCGTCACGCACGACGATCCGCAGAACCGCCCCACCGTGTTTCGCAAGCTGCCGCGCCTGCCGCAAGGCAAGTGGCAGTCGGTCGGGCGCCTCGATCTCAACACCGAGGGCTTGCTGCTCTTCACCAGCTCCGGCGAGCTGGCCAACCAACTGATGCATCCGCGCTTCGGCCTGGAGCGCGAGTACGCGGTCCGGGTGCTGGGCGCGCTGAGCAACGACGAGAAGCAGCGCCTGCTCGAAGGCGTGCGCCTCGACGACGGCATGGCGCATTTCGGCACCATCGAGGACGGCGGTGGCGAAGGCTCGAACTGCTGGTACCGCGTCACCATCTCCGAGGGCCGCAACCGCGAGGTGCGCCGCCTCTTCGAATCGGTGGGGCACGCAGTCAGCCGCCTGATCCGCATCCGCTACGGCGCCATGGTGTTGCCGCGCGGGCTGAAGCGCGGCGCCTGGATGGAACTGGACGAGCGCGACATCCGCGCGCTGTTCCAGGCCGCGGGGGCAGAGCGGCCCGCCCGGGGCCCCGCCGGCTCGAAAGGCGGCGGCCAGGAAGGCAGTGGACGCAACAATCGCAATCGCAAGCGTCGCGGCAACCGGAACGGCGGTGGTGGCGGTGCGCAGGCCGAGGGCCGCGAGCCGCCGATCCCGAATCCGCTGACCAGCGGCCCCAACGCCCGCGGCCGTGGCGGCAACGGGGGCCCGCCGCAAGGGCAAGGAGGACAGGCGCGCCGCAACCGCCAGGGCGGCAAGCGTGACGACCGGGCACCGGGCGGCGGTGGCGGCAGCAGCCAGCCCGATCCGATGAAGACCTCGCTGGGCTACATCGGTGCCGACAGCTTCTCGCGCCAGCGCAAGGAGCAGCGCGCCGGTCCGCGCCGCGGCGGCGGTGGAGGACCCTCGGGCGGCAATTTCGGCGGGCCGGGCGGCCAGGGCGGCGGACGGCGCCGCGGCCGCTGA